From the genome of Stigmatopora nigra isolate UIUO_SnigA chromosome 2, RoL_Snig_1.1, whole genome shotgun sequence:
ATGGTAAATAACTGTCCTTATTTCAGCCCCATAAATACATGACACcatgtaccttttttttttacaataaacctTTTAGATATCATCTTTCTGCTATCTTTTTTGGGGTATGGCAGCAAAGcgtttctgtaaaaaaaacatgactactAAGACAAGAGAGGAAAAAGTATGTGAAGTGATTGACACTGGAAAAGATTCCACACCCCCATTTTTGCGATTCCGGCTCGTGTCACAAACTCTACTACCTtccaaaaatgtggaaaagttTCCTCCCGAGTTTTTGCATGTGGCGCGTGCCTTTAAAGCGACGGACTCTGAGCCAAGTGCTTCTTACTTGTtgtgaaaaaaagtaattttggccattttctttaatttaattgcattttttttcccttgtcctGGGTGTGTAGATCTTCAATGTATTTGTGCGTGCCGTCTGTTTTCTCACTGTGAAATTAGCCCGTGGTTTACTTGAAAAGGAAAAGGTGGCATTATTAGAACGTTAGCATGtcatgactttatttttataatgctATTACTCCACTACTAGAGGTATGTaagttaatatataaatatatataaatatacaatttatATAGCTATGCATACATACACGGGATATAGGCTGATTGTCTGTTTGGTTTGGCCCCTCCCCTTGAGAGTTTGTCCTTGAAGATGGCGAAGAATGACGCTTTTTGTACCACGTTTGTGAACTGGTGTCTGTTTCATCAATGCCTTAAAAAGCAAGACTTTTCAAGCAAATAAAGTTATTTCATGAAATATTTGACCTGCAATGTTATGCTACAGCATTTAAAACTAATTCTACCTTTTTTCAAGAtactttttaaggaaaaaacaaacatttgaagCTCTTTAACAGATGAATAACAACATTTATTGTTGGTCCAAGCATGACTGACTATATTGCTTACAATTGAGATGTTTCATTTTAGCTTCCCGAGTTTTTACATTTGTCAAAAATCAAACGGATGAAGGCATAAACccgtccccccaaaaaaatggaaaaacaaagcaCTTACTAAGACAAGAATGCTTCTTTGTTCATTTCGTCGCCAGCAATGCATGAACGttgttattttgcaattttttttttgtcctcctcTGAGATGATGGCGACAATGGCACAAAAGTCTGTCAACtcaaaaagaataaacaatgtaAACACTGATAGGCGGTCGGTCGGCACGTTAGTTTGTATTTGCTGGAGGATAAACAAGCGGCGGCACTACGAGTAAAAGATCCGTGTTAGTAAACGCCAATACTTTGCATACGTAGtataacatacatacacatatagattcatttttttaaaagtgacgTCGTCATGTTATTCTTGTGCAAAACGCTTTAGTAAACTAGAATTTGGCATTTATGAGaaatcttgttttaaaaaaaataaaaacagccatGGAGTTTCAAAGACGTCGCCCCCAACTTTTTACAGTGTGCAACACGCAAGAGGCTGGATGATTGCTGTAAGAAATGTTATGCtggtggatttaaaaaataaaaaataaaaattaaggcATCGCGAATAAAAGATGTCGGGTACaccggctgccattgacagcgatagaagTCCAATAATAAGCATGGCGGACCGCAGAGTATGCTTTGTGGTGTTTagtcaaagaaaaatgtaaaattagcaTGTACCTTCTGTGGTGGCCAGTTAGCATATAAATGTAGCTGCGAGTCACTAACAATTATTTTGGCACGTATGTACATATCTGAACATTCATTTTGTTTCCCCGGGAAAATTCTTAGGCTCTCACTAGTGACTGGTCGCCCGAACGGTCGCGGGAATTGACCGATTTGCAGCATAGCGATGTGaagtgggggggaaaaaaatcaaactttctGGGCAGGTGGCTACGAACCCCGCTGCGGAGGTGATGACGTTTGGGGGCGGAGCTACAGGTCGTCGTCACCGATGCCCTCGAAAGCGAAGTTGCCGTGGAAATCGCCACCGCCGCCGATGTCGCTGGAGGCGCCGATTCCTCGTAGGGAGACGGAATTTAGCTTGGTCTGTGGGGGGAGGGAGGCGGGGTTAGAAGGACGTCCATCGGATTTGTGCTTTGTGGGACTTACCGACAGTTTGATGATTTGCTCGCGGCCCTGGTCGGGAGAGTCCTGCGTGGAAACGGGAAAGTTCATTAAAAGGTCGGGAAGGGGTCGTGGCAGGGTGGCGCGGACCGGTCCATTTCATACCAGCAGAGGGGGGGATTTCACAGATTGCTGAGAATCGGGGTGCCGAGCGGAGCCGTTGTGGCGCTTTCTAGACATCTGAGCGGGAGGGAAAAGAGCAAGTGAGttttaattggaaaataattgtttaaaaagctgttaaatgttaaaaagtaAGAAACCTTCTTAATGCTGCCGCCCGACTTCTTCACCATTAACTCGTCCACCATCGACTGAAGACAAATACTCATCATGATGGCCTGAAAGGGGGAGTCATGGAAATGAGTGCTTGGCcggccgccattgacggccatgGACGTCCGATCCCACAAGACTGGCAACTCACCTGCTGGCTGGTGATGGTGACCCAGCGCAGGCGGTCCTTGCTCATCAGGTACTCGAAGGCCAGCTCCAGTTTGACGTCAGACTTGGTGGAAGCGCACGGGTTGTTGCTACCGTTGGCTGTCGGGACTTGCTgcaaaaccatggaagaaaaatgatACGGACTAAATGAACAAGGCTAATGATGGAGTAGAGGAATTCATGGCGCCGCCAGGGCCCTGTAATGAGCTGAGCTGTCGCGCGTGACAAATTCAATTGCTTGATGAGCTCGGATTGCGTTGATTGGGAGAGCGGGAGGGGAGCGGGATTTGGCTAAAGGACGCAACGTACCGATGACGTGACTCTCCAGCAGCGCATGCGGGTGACCTTGAAGCTTCCCTCCTTCATCTGCTCGTTGGGCAGCTTGACGTGGAAGTTGAGCTCGTTGTTGCCGGCGCCCACGATCACCTGGCAGCCCTTCTCGGGGAAGTCGGTGGCGCACGGCTCAAACTTGATGTAGCCGTAATACTTCAGCGTCTGGCCCAAGTGGATGaactgaaatggaaaaaaacattggaataaGTTTGGGCCGGATTGGTGAAAGCATTGTTGGATGCTTACTTCTTTCTTGGAGCCTTTCTCCTGCAAAGAATTGAGCTGCCGGTGCTGGTCTTTGTTGACGAGAACCCAGCCTCGCTCGATGTCGGACACTGTCTGCAAGGATggaaagagcaaaaaataaaaataaaaaatataatatttgaaaTGGTAATTTTTTGGGTGTAAATACACCAGAAACACATTTAGTCTGGTTTAGAAATGGTGAGAGCAGATTCATCCCTCTTTAGTCAAGATCCCATTTCAAAACAGGAAACTCTGTGGGGGGTGTGCATTTTTTCTTACCtcaatttaattacatttgcTGCAGCTTATAGTAATGTGTACCATTTCCCTCACTCACCTGTGCGTAAAGCAAATTCAGTCCAACTCTGTTGTCCATGACGTCTCCGTCGTACACCATGTCCCAGTAGCTGccccaaaacaaacattccAATGAGTACCTCAGAAAATATCGTCTTTTTCAAATCCCGCTCGCCTCATTTAATACTGGGGCGACTTTTTCGCATTCCATCTCCCCCCCGCCGCTGTCCCACACGCACGGCAAAAGTAGGTCAGGAGGACTTGGATGGCTTCCCTCCAGGCGCAAAAGCGAGTC
Proteins encoded in this window:
- the snx17 gene encoding sorting nexin-17 isoform X2; the encoded protein is MQAVRQDPLLGASELFNSFLRRAQQETQQIPTTEVALDISLSNGQKVTVDILSSDQTEDVLDVVASKLDLPEDLVAYFSLFLVREGEDGGLTFVRKLQEFELPYVSISSLHNSDYHILLRKSYWDMVYDGDVMDNRVGLNLLYAQTVSDIERGWVLVNKDQHRQLNSLQEKGSKKEFIHLGQTLKYYGYIKFEPCATDFPEKGCQVIVGAGNNELNFHVKLPNEQMKEGSFKVTRMRCWRVTSSQVPTANGSNNPCASTKSDVKLELAFEYLMSKDRLRWVTITSQQAIMMSICLQSMVDELMVKKSGGSIKKMSRKRHNGSARHPDSQQSVKSPPLLDSPDQGREQIIKLSTKLNSVSLRGIGASSDIGGGGDFHGNFAFEGIGDDDL
- the snx17 gene encoding sorting nexin-17 isoform X1; the protein is MHFSIPETEVRSGENGSTYVAYNIHVNGVLHCRVRYSQLLGLHEQIKKEYGGNVVPSFPPKKIFTLTLAEVEQRRELLEKYMQAVRQDPLLGASELFNSFLRRAQQETQQIPTTEVALDISLSNGQKVTVDILSSDQTEDVLDVVASKLDLPEDLVAYFSLFLVREGEDGGLTFVRKLQEFELPYVSISSLHNSDYHILLRKSYWDMVYDGDVMDNRVGLNLLYAQTVSDIERGWVLVNKDQHRQLNSLQEKGSKKEFIHLGQTLKYYGYIKFEPCATDFPEKGCQVIVGAGNNELNFHVKLPNEQMKEGSFKVTRMRCWRVTSSQVPTANGSNNPCASTKSDVKLELAFEYLMSKDRLRWVTITSQQAIMMSICLQSMVDELMVKKSGGSIKKMSRKRHNGSARHPDSQQSVKSPPLLDSPDQGREQIIKLSTKLNSVSLRGIGASSDIGGGGDFHGNFAFEGIGDDDL